The proteins below come from a single Cannabis sativa cultivar Pink pepper isolate KNU-18-1 chromosome 3, ASM2916894v1, whole genome shotgun sequence genomic window:
- the LOC133035740 gene encoding UDP-galactose/UDP-glucose transporter 7-like — translation MGLLPWPWSLLTKPFLCNIYIDTSHCAAIGHCSSYIYSGRRSGYTKAKGLEMSTAKKLLPVSLFYNANVAFALASLKGVNIPMYIAIKGLTPLAVLIDGFFSGKGRPTTQVCYDA, via the exons ATGGGATTGCTTCCATGGCCATGGTCTTTATTAACAAAGCCATTCTTATGCAATATTTATATTGACACTTCTCACTGTGCAG CAATTGGCCATTGCAGCTCTTATATATACTCTGGTCGAAGATCAGGGTATACAAAAGCTAAAGGATTAGAGATGTCAACTGCCAAGAAGCTTCTTCCAGTGTCATTGTTCTATAATGCTAATGTGGCATTTGCCTTGGCAAGCTTGAAGGGAGTTAATATTCCAATGTACATTGCTATAAAGGGACTCACACCACTCGCAGTTTTGATTGACGGGTTCTTCTCAGGAAAGGGAAGACCTACAACACAGGTATGTTATGATGCTTAG